From one Lycium barbarum isolate Lr01 chromosome 6, ASM1917538v2, whole genome shotgun sequence genomic stretch:
- the LOC132645047 gene encoding sugar transporter ERD6-like 16 isoform X2, with protein sequence MFGSIITIGAMIGAITSGRIADFIGRKGAMRISAVFCITGWLAVYFSMGTLVLDMGRFLTGFGIGIFSYVVPVFIAEIAPKNLRGGLTTINQLMIVCGSSVAYLLGTVITWRNLALTGILPCTFLLVGLFFIPESPRWLAKVGLEKEFKVALRKLRGKDADVSREAAEIQAYVDTLQSLPKTRMLDLFGSKYIRSVIIGIGLMVFQQFIGINGIGFYASQTFESAGLSNSNIGTIAYAVVQVPITVVGAFLMDRSGRRPLLMVSATGTFVGCFLTGASFYLKGNDLLLEWVPILAVSGVLVYISAFSIGMGAVPWVIMSEIFPIHVKSAAGSLVVLVNWLGAWAVSYTFSFLMAWTATGTFMLYAGFGLLTVLFVAKVVPETKGKTLEEIQAIINS encoded by the exons ATGTTTGGTTCCATCATCACTATTGGTGCCATGATTGGAGCTATTACAAGTGGAAGAATTGCAGACTTTATTGGGAGAAAAGGG GCAATGAGAATTTCAGCTGTATTCTGCATTACAGGATGGCTAGCTGTCTATTTTTCCATG GGAACTTTGGTACTTGACATGGGAAGGTTCCTCACAGGATTTGGCATTGGAATATTCTCTTATGtg GTTCCAGTGTTTATTGCTGAAATAGCTCCAAAGAATCTACGTGGAGGATTGACAACAATTAATCAA CTTATGATTGTTTGTGGTTCATCAGTTGCATATTTACTGGGAACAGTCATAACATGGAGAAATCTTGCTTTAACTG GAATTCTTCCATGCACTTTCTTGCTAGTAGGTCTGTTCTTTATCCCAGAATCTCCAAGATGGCTG GCAAAAGTAGGTCTTGAGAAAGAGTTTAAAGTGGCATTGAGAAAGCTTCGCGGAAAAGATGCCGATGTTTCTCGTGAAGCTGCTGAAATCCAGGCTTATGTTGATACTCTTCAAAGCCTCCCTAAAACTCGAATGTTGGATTTGTTTGGTAGCAAATACATCCGATCTGTGATC aTTGGTATTGGATTGATGGTATTTCAACAGTTTATAGGAATAAATGGTATAGGTTTCTATGCTAGCCAGACTTTTGAATCCGCAG GACTCTCTAATAGCAATATTGGGACTATTGCCTATGCTGTAGTGCAG GTTCCCATTACTGTTGTTGGTGCATTTTTGATGGACAGATCTGGAAGAAGGCCACTTCTTATG GTGTCAGCAACAGGGACATTTGTTGGTTGTTTTCTGACTGGAGCTTCTTTCTACCTAAAG GGAAATGACCTCTTACTTGAATGGGTTCCAATTCTAGCTGTATCTGGTGTACTG GTTTACATTTCGGCGTTTTCAATCGGAATGGGAGCAGTTCCTTGGGTTATTATGTCAGAG ATATTTCCAATTCATGTAAAAAGTGCTGCTGGTAGCCTGGTAGTCTTAGTGAACTGGTTGGGCGCGTGGGCTGTTTCTTACACTTTCAGTTTCCTCATGGCCTGGACTGCCACTG GTACATTCATGCTATATGCTGGATTCGGTTTACTCACTGTACTATTTGTAGCTAAGGTAGTGCCAGAAACAAAGGGGAAAACATTGGAGGAAATCCAGGCTATCATCAACTCTTGA
- the LOC132645047 gene encoding sugar transporter ERD6-like 16 isoform X1: MAIDKCKDIENGLENLEQPFLEYAKIVDSDEEISKEDGSIGMVLLSTCVAVCGSFEFGSCVGYSAPTQSEIRNDLNLTLAEYSMFGSIITIGAMIGAITSGRIADFIGRKGAMRISAVFCITGWLAVYFSMGTLVLDMGRFLTGFGIGIFSYVVPVFIAEIAPKNLRGGLTTINQLMIVCGSSVAYLLGTVITWRNLALTGILPCTFLLVGLFFIPESPRWLAKVGLEKEFKVALRKLRGKDADVSREAAEIQAYVDTLQSLPKTRMLDLFGSKYIRSVIIGIGLMVFQQFIGINGIGFYASQTFESAGLSNSNIGTIAYAVVQVPITVVGAFLMDRSGRRPLLMVSATGTFVGCFLTGASFYLKGNDLLLEWVPILAVSGVLVYISAFSIGMGAVPWVIMSEIFPIHVKSAAGSLVVLVNWLGAWAVSYTFSFLMAWTATGTFMLYAGFGLLTVLFVAKVVPETKGKTLEEIQAIINS, from the exons ATGGCCATTGATAAGTGCAAAGATATTGAAAATGgccttgagaatttagaacaaCCCTTTCTTGAATATGCTAAAATTGTTGATTCGGATGAAGAAATAAGTAAAGAAGATGGATCAATTGGGATGGTTTTATTAAGCACTTGTGTAGCAGTTTGTGGTTCTTTTGAATTTGGATCATGT GTGGGCTACTCTGCACCAACACAATCTGAAATTAGGAATGACTTGAATTTAACTCTTGCCGAG tacTCCATGTTTGGTTCCATCATCACTATTGGTGCCATGATTGGAGCTATTACAAGTGGAAGAATTGCAGACTTTATTGGGAGAAAAGGG GCAATGAGAATTTCAGCTGTATTCTGCATTACAGGATGGCTAGCTGTCTATTTTTCCATG GGAACTTTGGTACTTGACATGGGAAGGTTCCTCACAGGATTTGGCATTGGAATATTCTCTTATGtg GTTCCAGTGTTTATTGCTGAAATAGCTCCAAAGAATCTACGTGGAGGATTGACAACAATTAATCAA CTTATGATTGTTTGTGGTTCATCAGTTGCATATTTACTGGGAACAGTCATAACATGGAGAAATCTTGCTTTAACTG GAATTCTTCCATGCACTTTCTTGCTAGTAGGTCTGTTCTTTATCCCAGAATCTCCAAGATGGCTG GCAAAAGTAGGTCTTGAGAAAGAGTTTAAAGTGGCATTGAGAAAGCTTCGCGGAAAAGATGCCGATGTTTCTCGTGAAGCTGCTGAAATCCAGGCTTATGTTGATACTCTTCAAAGCCTCCCTAAAACTCGAATGTTGGATTTGTTTGGTAGCAAATACATCCGATCTGTGATC aTTGGTATTGGATTGATGGTATTTCAACAGTTTATAGGAATAAATGGTATAGGTTTCTATGCTAGCCAGACTTTTGAATCCGCAG GACTCTCTAATAGCAATATTGGGACTATTGCCTATGCTGTAGTGCAG GTTCCCATTACTGTTGTTGGTGCATTTTTGATGGACAGATCTGGAAGAAGGCCACTTCTTATG GTGTCAGCAACAGGGACATTTGTTGGTTGTTTTCTGACTGGAGCTTCTTTCTACCTAAAG GGAAATGACCTCTTACTTGAATGGGTTCCAATTCTAGCTGTATCTGGTGTACTG GTTTACATTTCGGCGTTTTCAATCGGAATGGGAGCAGTTCCTTGGGTTATTATGTCAGAG ATATTTCCAATTCATGTAAAAAGTGCTGCTGGTAGCCTGGTAGTCTTAGTGAACTGGTTGGGCGCGTGGGCTGTTTCTTACACTTTCAGTTTCCTCATGGCCTGGACTGCCACTG GTACATTCATGCTATATGCTGGATTCGGTTTACTCACTGTACTATTTGTAGCTAAGGTAGTGCCAGAAACAAAGGGGAAAACATTGGAGGAAATCCAGGCTATCATCAACTCTTGA